In Candidatus Eisenbacteria bacterium, the genomic stretch GGCACCCTGGTCCGTCCCGCCCGGCCCGAGGGGAACCCGGACCCGGTACATGAGCCCAGCAAGGATCACAGAACGGTTTCGACACGCCCCGCCCGCCCCGATGCGCGCGTGGGCGTTCGGGCTTGTTCTGGCCCTTGTCCCGCCCGCCTTCGCCGCGCCGCCGGCGGGCACGCCGATCCCCAACACGGCCTACGCCTCCGGCCGCGACTCCTCCGGCGGCTCGCCGGTCCTCGGCACCAGCAACACCGTCACCGCCCACGTGCAGGTGCTCGAAGGCGTCTCGCTGTGGCCCGACCGCCGCGCCTCGGCCGCCGCGGGCGCGAGCGTCACGTTCCAGCACCGGCTTCGCAACCGCGGCAACTTCACCGGCGACTTCCAGCTCGAAGCCGTGGACCTGGGTGGCGATCAGTTCGACTTCGGCGCCTTCACGCTCGTGCACGACGTGGACCGCGACGGTCAGGTCGGCGGCGCGGACGTGGTCGTGCCCAATGCCGGCACGCTCGCGATCGCCCCCGGCGACTCGGCCGACCTGCTGGTCACGGTCCAGGCCGCCGGCACGCCCGGGCTCGGACGCTTCTCGCTGAGGGCCACGAGCGGTTTTCAGTCGGTCACCGCCTCGGTGACCGACAGCGTGGACGTCGCGCCGCTCGCGCCGGCGGTGGTGCTGTTCGCCGAGAAGTCCGCTTCGCGCCCCGTCGTCGAGTGGGGCGACGAGTTCGACTACCGCGTGCGGGTCGCGAACCGCTCCGACAGCGCGCTCGCGTCGGTCACGCTCGACGACGCGCTTCCGCCGGGATTCACCTACGTGCGCGGAACCGCGCGGATCGGCGGCGTTCCCGCCCCGGATCCCGCCGGCGCGCCGGGCCCGCGCCTCGACCACGCGCTCGGGAGCCTAGCGCCCCGCGGCGAGGTCGAGCTCGTCTACCGCGCGCGCGTCGGCCCCGGCGCCCCCGCGGGCGACGCGCGCAGCGAGGCGGTCGCGCATTCCGGCGTCGCGACCTCGAACACCGCCCTCGCCGTCGTGCGCGTGCAGGGCGACGCGTTCGCCGACGAGGCCATGGTCACGGGCACGGTCTACTACGACGCCAACCGCGACGGCCGGCTTTCGCCCGGCGAGCCCGGGCTGGCGGGCGTGCGGCTCTACCTCGACGACGGTTCCTTCGCGGTCACCGACGAGCACGGCCGCTACAGCCTGACCGGGCTCACGCCGCGCACGCACGCGCTCAAGGTGGACCGCACGACGCTGCCGCCTTCGGCGGCGGTCGCCGAGACCGACCTGCGCTCGTCGGGCCTGCCGGGCGTGCGCTTCGTGGACCTGACGCGCGGCGATCTCGTGCGCGCGGACTTCGCCGCCGTCGGCGACACGACGATGCTGCGCGAAGCGGGCGAGCGGCGCAGCGCCGTCGCGGGCCGCGGCGCCGACGAGCGCGAGCGCGTGCTCGGCCGCGGCGCGGAGGCGCTCGCCGGCTCGCGCGCGACGCCGGATCCACGTTCGCTGCCGGCCGAACGCATCGTCACCGGCGAGAGCGAACTGCCGGTCGTGACCGCGGTCCCGCAGGCGGCCACCGCCGTGGCGCAGGCCGCCGCGCCCGCCGTGTTCGACGCCGCCGCGATCGAGGCCATGCTGCCGGACCTGGATCCGGACCTGGGTTTCGTCGGCTTCGCCGACCTCGACACGGTCGCGGGCTCGCAGGTGCCGGTGGTGGTCAAGGGCCGGCTCGGGACTCCGCTGCTGCTGCGCGTGAACGGAACGGTGCTGCCCGAGTCCCGCATCGGCCGCCGCTTCGCCGTGCCCCGGCAGGGTCTCGAGGTGTGGGAGTACATCGGCGTCTCGCTGCGCCCCGGCGTCAACGTGCTCGAAGTCGCGCCGCCGCGCTCGGTCGGGCGCGTCGCGCTGCGCCTGGTCGCGCCGGGACCGATCGCCCGGCTCGAGTGGAGCGCGCCCGCGGGCGTGCCCGCCGACGGACACAGCGTCGCCTCGCTGCTGCTGCGCGCGGTGGACGCGGCCGGAGTTCCGGTCGGCGAGCACACGCTGGTGACGCTGGACGCAGGCAGCGGACGGCTCGGCGCCGGCGATCTCGACCCGGCGACGCCGGGCGTGCAGGTGGCCATGCAGGGCGGCGCGCTGCGCGTGCCGCTGGTCGCGCCGGCGACGCCCGCGACCGTCAAGGTGACCGCCACCACCGGCGGGACCCGCGCCGCGGCCGCGGTCGAGTTCGTGCCCGACCTGCGCCCGCTGATCGCCGTCGGCTCGCTCGAAGGCGTGGTCTCGCTGCGGCGCTTCGCCCGCGCGCGGCCCGGCGCCGCCTGGCAGCAGGCCTCGTTCGAGGCGCCGACGACGCAGTTCGCCAGCCAGAGCCGCGACGGCGAGGCGGCCGCGACGGCGCACGGCGCGATGTTCCTGAAGGGCCGCGTGCGCGAGTCGCTGCTGCTGACGGTCGGCTGGGATTCGGACCGGCCGCGCGACCTGCGGCAGTTCCGCGACCTGCAGCCGGACCGCGGCTTCCCGGTGCTCGGCGACGCTTCGGCGCGCGGCTGGGAGGCGCAGTCCACGGGCCAGCTCTACGTGCGCCTCGAGCAGCGCGAGGCGTCGGTGCTGTACGGCGACTTCGTCACCGGCGGCGCCGGCGCGCGCTCGCTGGGCAACTACAGCCGCAGCCTGACCGGCGCGGCGGCGCGCTGGGCGAACGACGCCGGCTCCTTCAGCGCGTTCACGAGCCGCGACCGCTCGGCGCGCGCGGTGGACGAGCTGCGCGGCGAGGGCACCTCGGGCCCCTACCAGCTCACGCGCCTGCCGATGGTCGAGAACTCCGAACGGGTCGAGATCATCGTGCGCGACCGCGCGCAGCCCGCGATCGTGCGCGCGGCGAGCGTCAAGCAACGCTTCACCGACTACGAGATCGAACCGCTCACCGGCCGCGTGCTGCTGCGCGCGCCGGTGCCGAGCGTGGACGCCGAGCTGAACCCGGTCTTCGTGCGCGTCACCTACGAGGTCTCGGGCGGCGCGGCGCCCGCCTGGGTGAACGGCGTCGAGGGCCGCGTGCGCGTCAACCCGAAGCTCGAGCTGGGCGGCGTGTACGTGGACGACCACGACCCGGCGGCCCCGTTCGAGCTGCGCTCGATCTCGACCGCCGCCCGCCTGCCGGCCGGCATGCAGCTCGAGGGCGAGTGGGCCTCGACGCGCCACGTCGGCGGCATCGCCGGCGACGCCGGCC encodes the following:
- a CDS encoding DUF11 domain-containing protein, producing MRAWAFGLVLALVPPAFAAPPAGTPIPNTAYASGRDSSGGSPVLGTSNTVTAHVQVLEGVSLWPDRRASAAAGASVTFQHRLRNRGNFTGDFQLEAVDLGGDQFDFGAFTLVHDVDRDGQVGGADVVVPNAGTLAIAPGDSADLLVTVQAAGTPGLGRFSLRATSGFQSVTASVTDSVDVAPLAPAVVLFAEKSASRPVVEWGDEFDYRVRVANRSDSALASVTLDDALPPGFTYVRGTARIGGVPAPDPAGAPGPRLDHALGSLAPRGEVELVYRARVGPGAPAGDARSEAVAHSGVATSNTALAVVRVQGDAFADEAMVTGTVYYDANRDGRLSPGEPGLAGVRLYLDDGSFAVTDEHGRYSLTGLTPRTHALKVDRTTLPPSAAVAETDLRSSGLPGVRFVDLTRGDLVRADFAAVGDTTMLREAGERRSAVAGRGADERERVLGRGAEALAGSRATPDPRSLPAERIVTGESELPVVTAVPQAATAVAQAAAPAVFDAAAIEAMLPDLDPDLGFVGFADLDTVAGSQVPVVVKGRLGTPLLLRVNGTVLPESRIGRRFAVPRQGLEVWEYIGVSLRPGVNVLEVAPPRSVGRVALRLVAPGPIARLEWSAPAGVPADGHSVASLLLRAVDAAGVPVGEHTLVTLDAGSGRLGAGDLDPATPGVQVAMQGGALRVPLVAPATPATVKVTATTGGTRAAAAVEFVPDLRPLIAVGSLEGVVSLRRFARARPGAAWQQASFEAPTTQFASQSRDGEAAATAHGAMFLKGRVRESLLLTVGWDSDRPRDLRQFRDLQPDRGFPVLGDASARGWEAQSTGQLYVRLEQREASVLYGDFVTGGAGARSLGNYSRSLTGAAARWANDAGSFSAFTSRDRSARAVDELRGEGTSGPYQLTRLPMVENSERVEIIVRDRAQPAIVRAASVKQRFTDYEIEPLTGRVLLRAPVPSVDAELNPVFVRVTYEVSGGAAPAWVNGVEGRVRVNPKLELGGVYVDDHDPAAPFELRSISTAARLPAGMQLEGEWASTRHVGGIAGDAGRFELRREDDRVQARVWGAVSSNGFDNPGAGLAGGRSEAGARWSTRLAPRTRLNGEALFSADARGDEKREGAMLAIDRQLDEAWRGELGVRWSKLDTRAPGGEPASAAIRARLAAQWPKRPEWSGYGELEQDTREFDRRMAALGGEYRFSPRGRLYARHELLSSFSSAWALSGAQKQAATVVGVDADVARDAHLFSEYRLGDAFGGREAQAAVGLRNGWKLASGMRVGTSFERVTPLQGSNQGPSTALTGSVDWTEDPLWKGSSRAEVRTNRSSDQFLQSLAAAVRLDSAWTGLGRHLLTLERRHGQGGDARERLQLAFAYRPGGPFDAIGRWELRYDREAPGIGERTRRVANIAGLATTARAGEFETSLAWAGKVTREQSAGFVTAGGAQWLHGRVTRDLGRQWDCGLTASVLAGRRIAQRQYGLGAEAGRLLPGGAWVSLGFNRFGYADDELTGEQWTRSGAYLRMRVKFDETFFQRDGVRR